Proteins from one Chitinophaga oryzae genomic window:
- a CDS encoding class I fructose-bisphosphate aldolase has protein sequence MLSLDKISELLGKDSDILLQHESKTITKDMLHLPGPDTIDRIYQPTSRNPQVLRSLGQLFNTGRLARTGYMSVLPVDQGVEHSAGASFAKNPAYFDPENIVKLAIEGGCNAVASTFGVLASVSRRYAHRIPFIVKINHNELLTYPNKADQVMYGTVQEAWNLGAAAVGATIYFGSDNADRQLVEVAQAFELAHELGMATILWCYLRNDAFKKDVDYHLAADLTGQANHLGVTIQADIIKQKLPEVNGGYKALNTGASSYGKLDERIYTELTSANPIDLCRYQVANCYMGRMGLINSGGASQGDTDMADAVRTAVINKRAGGVGLISGRKAFQRPMKDGAALLNAIQDVYLNQEITIA, from the coding sequence ATGTTATCCTTGGATAAAATCAGTGAGTTGCTGGGTAAAGATAGCGATATACTTTTACAACACGAAAGCAAGACCATCACCAAAGACATGCTGCATCTGCCCGGACCGGATACGATAGACCGCATTTATCAGCCTACCAGCCGTAATCCGCAGGTACTGCGGAGCCTGGGACAGTTGTTTAACACCGGCCGCCTGGCGCGCACCGGCTATATGTCCGTCCTTCCGGTGGACCAGGGCGTGGAACACAGTGCGGGCGCCTCTTTCGCGAAAAATCCTGCTTATTTCGATCCTGAAAATATTGTGAAGCTGGCCATAGAAGGCGGTTGTAATGCCGTTGCCTCCACTTTCGGGGTACTGGCTTCGGTGTCGCGGCGTTATGCCCACCGCATTCCCTTTATCGTAAAGATCAACCATAACGAACTGCTCACGTATCCCAACAAAGCAGACCAGGTGATGTACGGCACCGTGCAGGAAGCCTGGAACCTCGGCGCTGCGGCAGTGGGCGCTACCATCTACTTCGGTTCCGACAACGCCGACCGGCAGCTGGTGGAAGTAGCGCAGGCCTTCGAGTTGGCGCATGAATTGGGCATGGCCACCATCCTGTGGTGTTATCTCCGCAACGACGCTTTCAAAAAAGATGTGGACTACCATCTGGCAGCAGACCTTACCGGTCAGGCCAACCATCTCGGCGTTACCATCCAGGCCGATATCATCAAACAGAAACTGCCGGAAGTGAACGGCGGCTACAAAGCCCTCAATACCGGCGCTTCTTCCTACGGCAAACTGGATGAACGCATTTATACAGAACTGACCTCCGCTAACCCGATCGATCTTTGCCGCTACCAGGTGGCCAACTGCTACATGGGCCGTATGGGACTGATCAACTCCGGCGGCGCCTCACAGGGAGATACCGATATGGCGGACGCTGTGAGAACAGCAGTGATCAACAAAAGAGCCGGCGGGGTAGGACTGATCTCCGGCCGTAAGGCTTTCCAGCGCCCGATGAAAGACGGTGCGGCATTGCTGAATGCGATCCAGGACGTGTATCTGAACCAGGAAATAACAATCGCATAG
- a CDS encoding NAD-dependent epimerase/dehydratase family protein: protein MKTVFMTGVTGYIGGSVAARLLKAGYQVNGLVRNEKDIAALTAVGIQPVAGSLEDEAVIAREAAAADAVINTASADNPYVVATILEALAGTDKKFIHTSGSSIAGDKARGAYAATEPYTFIPKNPRLEKAARVAIDRAVLAAEGHYSVICPTMIYGTGTGIKKDSVQVPMLTEAARETGHGVYIGAGENRWSNVHIEDLANLYLLVLEQAPSGSFYYAENGILSLKEIAVAISKSLGFGGKTASITIEEAIRRWGMEGAHFGLGSNSIVSSVAAHNLGWLPVHNNLLSTIIKNDRD, encoded by the coding sequence ATGAAAACAGTATTTATGACGGGTGTAACCGGTTATATCGGCGGCTCCGTGGCAGCGCGGCTGCTGAAAGCAGGTTACCAGGTAAACGGATTGGTAAGAAATGAAAAAGATATTGCGGCGCTGACAGCCGTGGGCATTCAGCCTGTTGCAGGCTCACTCGAAGACGAAGCGGTCATAGCCAGGGAAGCCGCAGCCGCCGATGCCGTGATCAACACGGCGTCGGCAGACAACCCCTACGTGGTGGCCACTATCCTCGAGGCGCTGGCGGGCACCGATAAAAAATTCATCCACACTTCCGGCTCCAGCATCGCAGGTGATAAAGCTCGGGGCGCATATGCGGCCACCGAGCCGTATACGTTTATCCCGAAAAACCCGCGGCTGGAAAAAGCGGCGCGCGTGGCGATAGACAGGGCCGTGCTGGCGGCCGAAGGCCATTACAGCGTCATATGCCCTACGATGATATACGGCACAGGCACCGGTATCAAGAAGGACTCCGTACAAGTGCCGATGCTGACGGAAGCCGCCAGGGAAACCGGTCATGGCGTATACATCGGCGCAGGCGAAAACCGCTGGTCCAATGTGCACATCGAAGACCTGGCCAACCTTTACCTGCTGGTACTGGAACAGGCGCCCTCCGGCAGTTTCTACTATGCGGAGAACGGTATCCTCTCGCTGAAAGAGATCGCAGTGGCGATCAGCAAATCACTGGGCTTCGGCGGGAAAACCGCTTCCATCACCATAGAAGAAGCTATACGCCGCTGGGGCATGGAAGGCGCACACTTCGGACTGGGGTCCAACAGTATCGTTTCTTCAGTGGCCGCCCATAACCTGGGCTGGCTACCGGTACACAACAACCTGTTGTCAACGATCATCAAAAACGATCGCGACTGA
- a CDS encoding histidine phosphatase family protein, which translates to MVTRIAIIRHGTTSWNKAGRLQGYSDIPLDEEGLEQARKLGLRLAGQPWDIVCSSHLIRARQTAAIIAEQLGIDTIWQDQRIGEAGGGLIEGTTETERLEKWGPDWKLQDLGMESNASVLARGMSFLDELVATEKGKQVLIVTHGSFIRQMLAHLLPHLPPPPPMKNTSITHLELTEGKWECPLFNCVEHLESAS; encoded by the coding sequence ATGGTGACCCGTATTGCAATTATTCGTCATGGTACTACTTCCTGGAACAAAGCAGGCCGACTGCAAGGCTATTCTGATATCCCCCTCGATGAAGAAGGCCTGGAACAGGCCCGTAAACTGGGATTGCGTCTCGCCGGCCAGCCATGGGACATCGTCTGCTCCAGCCACCTGATCCGCGCCCGGCAAACAGCGGCCATTATTGCCGAACAGCTGGGCATCGACACCATCTGGCAGGACCAACGCATCGGGGAAGCCGGCGGCGGACTGATAGAAGGCACTACCGAAACGGAACGCCTCGAAAAATGGGGGCCCGACTGGAAACTGCAGGACCTCGGCATGGAATCCAACGCGTCTGTACTCGCAAGGGGCATGTCTTTCCTCGATGAACTCGTCGCCACCGAAAAAGGCAAACAGGTCCTGATCGTTACCCACGGCAGCTTTATCCGCCAGATGCTGGCCCACCTCCTGCCTCACCTCCCACCGCCGCCTCCCATGAAAAACACGTCCATCACCCACCTGGAACTGACAGAAGGCAAATGGGAATGCCCGCTGTTCAACTGTGTGGAACACCTCGAATCCGCTTCATAA